The following are encoded in a window of Streptomyces griseiscabiei genomic DNA:
- a CDS encoding ABC transporter ATP-binding protein: MKQTTSQEPFLAVEDLVVDYPTPAGNVRAVDHVSFSVPRGGSLAVVGESGCGKSTLARAIVRLLKPVSGRIVLDGTDLAALSERRLRPLRRRVQMVFQDPYGSLDPHLTAEEIVAEPLRLAGVGERAERHRRAAALLDRVGLPATALQRRPGEFSGGQRQRIGIARALASGPDLLVCDEATSALDVSVQAQVLDLLRELQAETGTTYIVIAHHLGVVREISTEVVVLRAGRVVESGPTADVLVSPTDPYTRALRRAALDPKAIHGLKPRAPAATTAPPEPSRTPLTVPPEGTGK, translated from the coding sequence ATGAAGCAGACGACATCACAGGAACCGTTCCTCGCCGTCGAGGACCTCGTCGTCGACTACCCGACCCCGGCCGGGAACGTCCGCGCCGTCGACCACGTCAGCTTCAGCGTGCCGCGCGGCGGCTCGCTGGCCGTCGTCGGAGAGTCGGGCTGCGGCAAGTCGACCCTCGCCCGCGCGATCGTACGGCTGCTGAAGCCCGTGTCCGGGCGGATCGTGCTGGACGGCACCGACCTCGCCGCACTGTCCGAGCGACGGCTGAGGCCGCTCAGACGCCGTGTCCAGATGGTGTTCCAGGACCCCTACGGCTCCCTCGACCCTCATCTGACCGCCGAGGAGATCGTGGCCGAACCGCTGCGCCTCGCGGGCGTCGGGGAACGGGCCGAACGGCACCGCCGCGCCGCCGCGCTCCTCGACCGCGTGGGACTCCCGGCGACCGCGCTGCAGCGACGGCCCGGCGAGTTCTCTGGCGGACAGCGCCAGCGCATCGGGATCGCCCGTGCTCTGGCCTCCGGCCCCGATCTGCTGGTGTGCGACGAGGCCACCTCGGCACTCGACGTCTCCGTACAGGCCCAGGTCCTCGATCTGCTGCGGGAGTTGCAGGCCGAGACCGGCACCACGTACATCGTCATCGCCCACCACCTCGGCGTGGTGCGCGAGATCAGCACCGAGGTCGTCGTCCTGCGGGCGGGACGCGTCGTCGAGAGCGGCCCCACCGCCGACGTGCTCGTCTCGCCCACCGACCCGTACACGCGCGCGCTGCGCCGGGCCGCCCTCGATCCCAAGGCGATCCACGGACTCAAACCCCGCGCCCCGGCGGCCACCACCGCGCCGCCGGAACCGTCTCGCACCCCCCTGACCGTCCCACCGGAAGGAACCGGCAAGTGA
- a CDS encoding ABC transporter permease, with amino-acid sequence MTTPVAETERPSAVTARHLARATATRRRRGARIKLWAGAVCTALVALPVALASLLPLPDPNAQDLSGRRLPPLTDGHLFGTDQLGRDLLSRLLHGGQVSLSVGVLAVVVSGLIGIVAGSAAGYFGGWIDTVVSRFLEAQLALPLLMMLLLVVALFGPSVTVITCVIAIAQWPEVARLTRSLVLVEREKPYVAAARLLGMRGWSVLARHIVPNIVRPASLVVLLLLAQAVLLESALSFLGAGPQRPFATWGRIISDGQDYITTSWWLVTLPGLVIALLVVGVNLLGDGLRDRVRARRTPKGA; translated from the coding sequence ATGACCACCCCCGTGGCCGAGACGGAACGGCCCAGCGCCGTCACCGCACGGCACCTCGCCCGCGCCACCGCCACCCGCCGGCGGCGCGGCGCCCGGATCAAGCTGTGGGCCGGAGCCGTCTGCACCGCGCTCGTCGCCCTGCCCGTGGCCCTCGCGAGCCTGCTGCCGCTGCCCGACCCGAACGCCCAGGACCTCTCCGGGCGCCGACTGCCACCGCTCACCGACGGACACCTGTTCGGCACCGACCAACTCGGCCGCGATCTGCTCTCCCGCCTCCTGCACGGCGGCCAGGTCTCGCTGTCCGTGGGCGTCCTCGCCGTCGTCGTCTCCGGTCTCATCGGGATCGTGGCGGGCTCGGCGGCCGGCTACTTCGGCGGCTGGATCGACACGGTCGTCAGCCGGTTCCTCGAAGCCCAGCTGGCGCTGCCGTTGCTGATGATGCTGCTGCTCGTCGTCGCGCTCTTCGGCCCCTCGGTCACCGTCATCACCTGTGTGATCGCCATCGCCCAGTGGCCCGAAGTGGCCCGGCTGACCCGCTCCCTGGTCCTCGTGGAACGCGAGAAACCCTATGTGGCGGCGGCCCGGCTGCTCGGCATGCGCGGCTGGTCCGTCCTCGCCCGGCACATCGTCCCCAACATCGTGCGCCCGGCGAGCCTGGTGGTCCTGCTGCTGCTCGCCCAGGCCGTGCTGCTGGAGAGCGCCCTCAGCTTCCTGGGCGCCGGCCCCCAGCGGCCGTTCGCCACCTGGGGCCGCATCATCTCCGACGGCCAGGACTACATCACCACCTCCTGGTGGCTGGTCACCCTCCCCGGGCTGGTCATCGCCCTCCTGGTCGTCGGGGTCAACCTGCTCGGCGACGGCCTGCGCGACCGCGTCCGCGCCCGCAGGACACCGAAGGGAGCCTGA
- a CDS encoding ABC transporter substrate-binding protein: MTRTPPSETPSRRTLLRWGAAGGAGLALSPLAACAGPTGAPGPGTLTLGLNRSLVSLDNKLNQFDAAVTVQRAVRQALTAIGPDMRPGLVLADRFEMTAPTTWSVRLRDGIRYSDGRPVTVEDVSTAVRMYGEVAGSFILGLFPELPEVEATGERTFLLHTRAPVPVLDRLMANILITPAADNRPEELRSGVGTGPYRVTGADSGAGEYTLARVPEYWGKRPAVDQVRVRFVPEESSRVVSLRSGELDVIDTITPDSAEQLTGLPGVHLEETSGVRICQLFYNFRKPGKHPLADPRVRHALTYAIDGESLVRDVLTGSAEQAEGVVPLSLQGAERTGRYTYDPDRARKSLSSLGADGLKVRIIWESGEFAADASVMEAVAEMLKDVGVRADLLQFEPGGDILKWRQGKGGDWDVIGNGFPGPTGQAVTMLQAMYAGTAEDERTGDAFMGYVIPRIARRLSAAATESDAATRDRELAAAQHAVWDTWPCLWAFVPKTVLARRTRVDGIGLLPVNSYDLSTVRLEG, encoded by the coding sequence ATGACCCGAACTCCCCCGAGTGAGACGCCCAGCCGTCGCACCCTGCTGCGTTGGGGCGCGGCGGGCGGCGCCGGCCTCGCGCTCTCCCCCCTGGCCGCCTGCGCCGGACCGACCGGAGCCCCCGGCCCCGGCACCCTCACGCTCGGGCTGAACCGCTCCCTGGTCAGCCTGGACAACAAGCTCAACCAGTTCGACGCCGCGGTGACCGTGCAGCGGGCCGTACGGCAGGCCCTCACTGCCATCGGCCCGGACATGCGGCCCGGCCTGGTCCTCGCCGACCGGTTCGAGATGACCGCGCCCACCACCTGGAGCGTCCGGCTGCGCGACGGGATCCGCTACTCCGACGGCCGGCCCGTGACCGTCGAGGACGTGTCCACCGCCGTCCGCATGTACGGCGAGGTCGCCGGATCGTTCATCCTCGGGCTGTTCCCCGAACTCCCCGAGGTCGAGGCGACCGGCGAGCGCACCTTCCTGCTCCACACCCGCGCACCGGTGCCCGTCCTGGACCGGCTGATGGCCAACATCCTCATCACCCCCGCCGCGGACAACCGCCCCGAGGAACTCCGCTCCGGCGTCGGCACCGGCCCCTACCGGGTGACCGGCGCCGACAGCGGAGCCGGCGAGTACACCCTGGCCCGCGTCCCCGAGTACTGGGGGAAGCGACCCGCCGTCGACCAGGTCCGGGTCCGCTTCGTCCCGGAGGAGTCGAGCCGCGTCGTCTCCCTGCGCAGCGGTGAACTCGACGTCATCGACACCATCACCCCCGACTCCGCCGAGCAGCTCACCGGCCTGCCCGGGGTGCACCTGGAGGAGACCTCGGGGGTCAGGATCTGCCAGCTCTTCTACAACTTCCGCAAGCCGGGCAAGCACCCCCTGGCGGACCCCCGGGTACGCCACGCGCTCACCTACGCCATCGACGGCGAGTCCCTCGTCCGGGACGTCCTCACCGGCTCGGCGGAGCAGGCCGAGGGTGTCGTCCCGCTCTCCCTCCAGGGCGCCGAACGCACCGGCCGCTACACCTACGACCCGGACCGGGCGCGGAAGTCGCTCAGCTCCCTCGGCGCGGACGGGCTGAAGGTCAGGATCATCTGGGAGTCGGGCGAGTTCGCCGCCGACGCCTCCGTCATGGAGGCCGTCGCGGAGATGCTGAAGGACGTCGGTGTCCGCGCCGACCTCCTGCAGTTCGAGCCGGGCGGCGACATCCTCAAGTGGCGTCAGGGCAAGGGCGGCGACTGGGACGTCATCGGCAACGGCTTCCCCGGACCCACCGGCCAGGCCGTCACCATGCTCCAGGCGATGTACGCCGGCACGGCCGAGGACGAACGCACCGGGGACGCGTTCATGGGCTACGTCATCCCCCGCATCGCCCGCCGGCTGTCCGCCGCGGCCACCGAGTCCGACGCCGCCACCCGGGACCGTGAGCTGGCCGCCGCCCAGCACGCCGTCTGGGACACCTGGCCCTGCCTGTGGGCCTTCGTGCCCAAGACCGTGCTCGCCCGCCGCACCCGCGTCGACGGCATCGGGCTGCTGCCGGTCAACTCCTACGACCTGTCGACCGTACGACTGGAGGGCTGA
- a CDS encoding HpcH/HpaI aldolase family protein, protein MTPAEFTAALRAREQLLGYWCLLDAPVATERIARLGYDYIALDAQHGLFGYSGMLNNLLAVDCQGSTAVGLVRVEANDPGPIGRALDAGATGVIVPLVDTAAQAAEAVAAVRYPPHGRRSYGPMRSALRIGPDPAAAHDATVVLAMIETAEGLADVEAICATPGLDGVYVGPSDLRLALGGATSTDPALADTFEAALVTVREAAASAGIAAGIHNPDGASAAKRLAEGFTFATVACDLVHLEQSARRHLSAARTPGEAL, encoded by the coding sequence ATGACCCCGGCAGAGTTCACCGCCGCCCTGCGCGCCCGCGAGCAACTCCTCGGCTACTGGTGCCTGTTGGACGCGCCCGTTGCCACCGAACGCATCGCCCGCCTCGGCTACGACTACATCGCCCTCGACGCCCAGCACGGCCTGTTCGGCTACTCCGGCATGCTCAACAACCTCCTCGCCGTCGACTGCCAGGGCTCCACCGCTGTCGGCCTCGTCCGGGTGGAGGCCAACGACCCCGGCCCGATCGGCCGCGCCCTGGACGCGGGCGCCACCGGGGTGATCGTGCCCCTGGTCGACACGGCCGCACAGGCCGCCGAGGCCGTGGCCGCCGTCCGTTATCCCCCGCACGGCCGGCGCTCCTACGGACCGATGCGCTCGGCCCTGCGGATCGGCCCCGACCCGGCCGCCGCGCACGACGCCACGGTCGTCCTCGCCATGATCGAGACGGCGGAGGGACTGGCCGACGTCGAGGCGATCTGCGCGACCCCCGGCCTGGACGGCGTCTACGTCGGCCCCTCCGACCTGCGCCTCGCCCTCGGCGGCGCCACGTCCACGGACCCGGCCCTCGCCGACACCTTCGAGGCCGCGCTCGTCACCGTCCGCGAGGCGGCGGCCTCCGCCGGTATCGCCGCGGGCATCCACAACCCGGACGGGGCGAGCGCCGCCAAGCGCCTCGCCGAGGGCTTCACCTTCGCGACCGTCGCCTGCGATCTGGTGCACCTGGAACAGAGCGCGCGCCGCCACCTGTCCGCCGCCCGCACGCCCGGGGAGGCGCTGTGA
- a CDS encoding ABC transporter permease — translation MPKYLARRLGQSLLTVFMTLTTVFVLVRLAPGDPASAYAGPTATSADLALVREQFGLDKPLITQYGIFLRDLLSGDLGTSYSFHESALGVVLDRMPYTITLSVAAIAVTVAVAVPLGVWMARRADTSRELGANVLTIAGQSMPDFWTGVMLLTVFAVLLPVLPASGFTSWSGLILPTVTIAILQLALISRLVRREMTTALASPYITVARSRGVSERALTWRYGLANSAVPLVTAVGTRFAALLNGVVVVEVVFGWPGVGSLVVRALETRDYPLIQATVLVTATLAVLVQLLVDLAYPLLDPRVRLGKAA, via the coding sequence ATGCCGAAGTACCTCGCCCGCCGTCTCGGCCAGAGCCTGCTGACCGTGTTCATGACCCTGACCACGGTCTTCGTCCTGGTCCGGCTCGCCCCGGGCGACCCCGCCTCCGCCTACGCGGGACCCACCGCCACCAGCGCAGACCTGGCTCTGGTCCGCGAACAGTTCGGCCTCGACAAGCCCCTGATCACCCAGTACGGGATCTTCCTGCGCGACCTGCTGAGCGGAGACCTCGGCACCAGCTACTCCTTCCACGAGTCCGCGCTCGGCGTGGTCCTCGACCGGATGCCGTACACGATCACGCTCTCCGTCGCGGCGATCGCCGTCACCGTGGCCGTCGCGGTCCCGCTGGGTGTGTGGATGGCCCGCCGCGCCGACACCTCACGCGAACTGGGCGCCAACGTCCTCACCATCGCCGGGCAGTCCATGCCGGACTTCTGGACCGGCGTGATGCTGCTGACCGTCTTCGCCGTCCTGCTGCCCGTGCTGCCCGCCTCCGGTTTCACCTCCTGGAGCGGGCTGATCCTGCCCACGGTCACCATCGCGATCCTCCAACTCGCCCTGATCTCACGCCTCGTACGACGGGAGATGACCACGGCGCTCGCCTCCCCGTACATCACCGTCGCCCGCTCCCGCGGGGTCTCCGAACGCGCCCTGACCTGGCGCTACGGCCTCGCCAACTCGGCCGTGCCGCTGGTCACCGCCGTCGGCACCCGCTTCGCGGCGCTCCTCAACGGCGTCGTCGTGGTCGAGGTCGTCTTCGGCTGGCCCGGCGTCGGCTCCCTCGTCGTCCGCGCCCTGGAGACCCGCGACTACCCGCTCATCCAGGCCACCGTCCTGGTCACGGCGACCCTCGCCGTCCTCGTCCAACTCCTCGTCGACCTCGCCTACCCGCTCCTCGACCCGCGGGTACGACTCGGAAAGGCGGCCTGA
- a CDS encoding sialidase family protein translates to MTDHLSELSDLSATVDRTDTTLPAPAVQNHAANLTVLPGGDLGCVWFGGTQEGVADICVWFSRLTPGATTWTDPIRLSDDPARSEQNPLLFPAPSGALWLLHTAQRGGDQDTAEVRLRVSHDNGVTWDEPRTLFPATPGTGGVFVRQPPVLLPTGRLLVPVFRCRTTPGEKWSGDLDTSAVMISGDQGGTWREQPVPGSTGLVHMNVHPLPDSSLLALFRSRRADAVHRSVSLDDGDTWSEPQPLDLPNNNSSIQYLPLTDGRLALVYNHSSAADATARRVSLYDEIDDSGALGDSGGEAAHATPTAARRDVATPTASTALAAAPGAFWGAPRAPLSLALSSDAGLTWPLRTDLVTGDGHCLTNNSRDGLNRELSYPSIAQTPDGAVHIAYTHHRKVIRHIRLVLR, encoded by the coding sequence GTGACCGACCACCTGTCCGAACTCTCCGACCTGTCCGCCACCGTCGACCGCACCGACACCACACTCCCGGCGCCGGCCGTACAGAACCACGCCGCCAACCTCACCGTCCTGCCCGGCGGCGACCTCGGCTGCGTCTGGTTCGGCGGCACCCAGGAAGGTGTGGCCGACATCTGCGTCTGGTTCTCCCGGCTCACGCCCGGCGCCACCACCTGGACCGACCCGATCCGGCTCTCCGACGACCCGGCCCGCTCCGAGCAGAACCCCCTCCTCTTCCCCGCACCCTCCGGTGCCCTGTGGCTCCTGCACACCGCCCAGCGCGGCGGCGACCAGGACACCGCAGAGGTACGGCTCCGGGTCAGCCACGACAACGGCGTCACCTGGGACGAGCCCCGCACCCTGTTCCCCGCGACGCCCGGGACCGGAGGTGTCTTCGTCCGCCAGCCACCCGTCCTCCTGCCCACCGGCCGACTGCTGGTGCCCGTCTTCCGCTGCCGGACCACACCCGGCGAGAAGTGGTCCGGCGACCTCGACACCAGCGCGGTGATGATCAGCGGCGACCAGGGCGGCACCTGGCGCGAGCAGCCCGTGCCCGGCTCCACCGGCCTCGTCCACATGAACGTCCACCCCCTCCCGGACAGCTCCCTCCTCGCCCTCTTCCGCAGCCGCCGCGCCGACGCCGTGCACCGGTCCGTGTCGCTGGACGACGGCGACACCTGGAGCGAGCCGCAGCCGCTCGACCTGCCGAACAACAACTCGTCGATCCAGTACCTCCCCCTGACCGACGGCCGCCTCGCCCTCGTCTACAACCACAGCAGCGCCGCCGACGCCACCGCCCGCCGCGTCTCCCTCTACGACGAGATCGACGACTCGGGCGCGCTCGGCGACAGCGGGGGAGAGGCCGCCCACGCGACACCCACGGCGGCCCGGCGGGACGTCGCGACGCCCACCGCGTCCACGGCCCTCGCGGCGGCGCCCGGCGCCTTCTGGGGTGCTCCCCGCGCCCCGCTCAGCCTCGCGCTCTCCTCCGACGCCGGCCTCACCTGGCCCCTGCGCACCGACCTCGTCACCGGTGACGGTCACTGCCTCACCAACAACTCCCGCGACGGCCTCAACCGCGAGCTCTCCTACCCCTCGATAGCCCAGACCCCGGACGGCGCCGTCCACATCGCCTACACCCACCACCGCAAGGTCATCCGCCACATCCGCCTGGTCCTGCGGTAG
- the pdxA gene encoding 4-hydroxythreonine-4-phosphate dehydrogenase PdxA, protein MSIPPRRTRAPRPLLALADDLSGAAETAVALGGPGRIVLAPAPWDPPVHGETVVVDLDCRELPGADAARRVHDALRAAPVDTLVFKKADSLLRGNLAAETAALADGAEGVVVATALPALGRTVRDGVVRLGDTPLHRTDAWRAEAGAPPPSLAAALGDSRTTVVPLAAVRGGTLAGVLRTVIGTGHLALCDAESDADLDLIAEAALASGPGVRLVGTGGLAAAVGRVLGRTGTEGSAGSAGSAARGTQAAMPEPPGVPEPGEPAGVPEPAEPAATPGRPGSVRRSVLVVVGTAEPHAVAQIAQLTARGARHLVLSPDDLLPGRADRSFPRAAAPAAVTVLSIGDSPRARPGSARRPVDGLARLAADRAGDADLVLTGGETARRVLDALGVTRLTPLGQIHHGAVQALTPDGRRVVTRPGSFGDTDSLLRITAALRQPLPPLPLSLSPQGDSLVNATPTTPTTPTGAAPHPLPLIAVTMGDGAGIGPEVIVPALLHPDTLACCRPVVVGDARRLQQAAAILGVDCDIVAVDGPADAEFTPGRVNVVDLGLLPADLPWGVLSATAGEAAYQYVRVAADLAMSGAVQGICTAPLNKEALHAAGHLYPGHTELLARLTGVEEVSMMLSTPKVKVIHVTTHIGLIDAVRRIEPGLVERTVRRGHEAMVRAGVAEPVIGVCGINPHAGENGLFGYGEEEEKIVPALDVLRADGVDARGPLPADTAFFLAGRGDYDLIVAMYHDQGHGPVKVLGIEAGVNLTVGLPVIRTSVDHGTAFDIAGKGVAEAGSMVEALRQAAEMSSVPAR, encoded by the coding sequence ATGTCCATTCCTCCCCGCCGTACGCGGGCGCCCCGGCCGCTGCTCGCGCTCGCCGACGACCTCTCCGGCGCGGCGGAGACCGCGGTGGCCCTCGGCGGTCCGGGCCGGATCGTGCTCGCTCCCGCGCCCTGGGACCCGCCCGTGCACGGCGAGACCGTCGTCGTCGATCTCGACTGCCGCGAGCTGCCCGGGGCCGACGCGGCCCGGCGCGTACACGACGCGCTGCGGGCGGCACCCGTGGACACCCTGGTCTTCAAGAAGGCCGACTCGCTGCTGCGGGGCAATCTCGCGGCGGAGACGGCGGCCCTCGCGGACGGGGCCGAGGGGGTCGTCGTCGCGACGGCCCTGCCGGCGCTGGGGCGCACGGTTCGTGACGGGGTGGTGCGCCTCGGCGACACTCCCCTGCACCGCACGGACGCCTGGCGGGCGGAGGCGGGCGCTCCCCCGCCGTCGCTGGCCGCCGCGCTCGGGGACAGCCGTACGACCGTCGTACCGCTGGCGGCCGTGCGCGGCGGCACGCTCGCCGGTGTGCTGCGCACGGTGATCGGCACCGGGCACCTGGCCCTGTGCGACGCCGAGTCGGACGCCGACCTGGACCTGATCGCCGAAGCGGCGCTCGCGTCCGGCCCCGGGGTCCGGCTGGTCGGCACCGGGGGTCTGGCGGCCGCGGTGGGGCGCGTCCTCGGCCGTACGGGCACGGAGGGATCTGCGGGATCGGCGGGATCGGCGGCGCGGGGCACGCAGGCGGCGATGCCCGAACCGCCCGGCGTACCCGAGCCGGGCGAACCGGCCGGCGTACCCGAACCGGCCGAACCGGCCGCAACTCCCGGACGACCCGGCAGCGTTCGGCGGTCCGTCCTGGTCGTCGTCGGTACCGCCGAACCTCACGCGGTTGCGCAGATCGCGCAACTCACCGCGCGTGGCGCGCGGCACCTCGTCCTGTCCCCCGACGACCTCCTGCCGGGGCGGGCGGACCGGTCGTTCCCGCGCGCCGCCGCACCCGCCGCCGTCACCGTCCTCAGCATCGGCGACAGCCCCCGCGCACGGCCCGGTTCGGCCCGTCGTCCGGTGGACGGGCTCGCGCGGCTGGCCGCCGACCGCGCAGGGGACGCCGATCTCGTCCTGACCGGCGGCGAGACAGCCCGCCGGGTCCTCGACGCGCTCGGAGTCACGCGGCTGACGCCGCTCGGCCAGATCCACCACGGCGCCGTGCAGGCACTGACGCCCGACGGGCGCCGGGTCGTCACCCGGCCCGGCAGCTTCGGCGACACCGACTCCCTGCTGCGGATCACCGCGGCGCTACGGCAGCCACTCCCCCCTCTCCCACTCTCGCTCTCACCGCAAGGAGACTCCCTGGTGAACGCCACACCGACCACCCCGACCACCCCCACCGGCGCCGCCCCCCACCCGCTGCCGCTGATCGCGGTGACCATGGGGGACGGCGCGGGCATCGGCCCCGAGGTGATCGTCCCGGCGCTGCTGCATCCCGACACCCTGGCGTGCTGCCGTCCCGTCGTCGTCGGTGACGCCAGGCGGCTGCAGCAGGCCGCGGCGATCCTGGGCGTCGACTGCGACATCGTGGCGGTGGACGGCCCGGCGGACGCCGAGTTCACGCCCGGCCGCGTCAACGTCGTCGACCTCGGTCTGCTCCCCGCCGACCTGCCGTGGGGCGTGCTGTCGGCCACCGCCGGCGAGGCCGCCTACCAGTACGTACGGGTGGCCGCCGACCTCGCCATGAGCGGGGCCGTACAGGGCATCTGCACCGCGCCGCTCAACAAGGAGGCCCTGCACGCGGCCGGGCACCTCTACCCGGGGCACACCGAACTGCTCGCCCGGCTCACCGGTGTGGAGGAGGTGTCGATGATGCTGTCGACGCCCAAGGTGAAGGTCATCCACGTCACCACCCACATCGGTCTCATCGACGCGGTGCGGCGCATCGAGCCCGGTCTCGTCGAACGCACCGTGCGGCGGGGCCATGAGGCGATGGTGCGGGCGGGGGTCGCCGAGCCGGTGATCGGTGTCTGCGGTATCAATCCGCACGCCGGGGAGAACGGCCTGTTCGGGTACGGCGAGGAGGAGGAGAAGATCGTCCCCGCCCTCGACGTGCTGCGCGCGGACGGCGTCGACGCACGGGGCCCGCTCCCCGCCGACACGGCCTTCTTCCTGGCCGGGCGCGGCGACTACGACCTGATCGTCGCGATGTACCACGACCAAGGGCACGGCCCGGTCAAGGTGTTGGGCATCGAGGCGGGCGTCAACCTGACCGTGGGCCTGCCCGTGATCCGTACCTCCGTGGACCACGGAACGGCCTTCGACATCGCGGGGAAGGGCGTGGCCGAGGCCGGTAGCATGGTCGAGGCCCTGCGCCAGGCAGCCGAGATGTCCTCCGTACCGGCCCGCTGA
- a CDS encoding aldo/keto reductase, translating to MTTGIALPNVPVPLSRLVLGTMTFGDTVDRAGAADMLAAALEAGVTGVDTANGYAGGESERILAGLLPAHRDRIVLATKAGIPHPDQGEHAPLSAAGLRAALEGSLKRLGTDHVDLFYLHQPDRTTPLTETLATVAEFVTEGKVRALGVSNFAAWQIAELARTADEVGAPRPVVAQQLHNLLARRIEEEYVEYAAVTGLRTLVYNPLGGGLLTGRHSYGQAPGSGRFGDSRLAGMYRQRYWDPRLFDAVAELARIAGEAGVPLTELALRWLLDRPSTDALLLGGSRTAHLTANLAAAQAGPLPADVTAACDAVGATLRGPMPAYNR from the coding sequence GTGACCACCGGCATCGCACTGCCGAACGTACCCGTGCCCCTGTCCCGTCTCGTCCTCGGCACCATGACGTTCGGCGACACCGTCGACCGGGCGGGCGCCGCGGACATGCTCGCGGCGGCGCTGGAGGCCGGCGTCACCGGCGTGGACACCGCCAACGGCTACGCGGGCGGGGAGAGCGAACGCATCCTGGCCGGCCTGCTGCCCGCCCACCGCGACCGGATCGTGCTCGCCACCAAGGCCGGCATCCCCCACCCCGACCAGGGCGAGCACGCCCCGCTGTCCGCCGCCGGACTGCGGGCGGCCCTGGAGGGCAGCCTCAAGCGCCTGGGCACCGACCACGTCGACCTGTTCTATCTGCACCAGCCCGACCGGACCACGCCGCTGACGGAAACCCTCGCCACCGTCGCCGAGTTCGTCACCGAGGGCAAGGTCCGCGCGCTCGGCGTCTCCAACTTCGCCGCCTGGCAGATCGCCGAACTCGCCCGCACCGCCGACGAGGTGGGCGCCCCGCGCCCGGTCGTCGCCCAGCAGCTGCACAATCTGCTCGCCCGCCGGATCGAGGAGGAGTACGTCGAGTACGCGGCCGTCACCGGACTGCGCACCCTGGTCTACAACCCGCTCGGCGGCGGCCTCCTCACCGGACGGCACAGCTACGGGCAGGCCCCCGGGTCCGGCCGGTTCGGCGACTCGCGGCTCGCCGGGATGTACCGGCAGCGCTACTGGGACCCCCGCCTCTTCGACGCCGTCGCCGAACTGGCCCGGATCGCCGGCGAAGCGGGCGTCCCGCTCACCGAACTGGCGCTGCGCTGGCTCCTCGACCGCCCCTCCACCGACGCGCTGCTGCTCGGCGGTTCCCGGACCGCGCACCTGACCGCCAACCTCGCCGCCGCCCAGGCCGGCCCCCTGCCCGCCGATGTCACCGCCGCCTGCGACGCGGTCGGCGCGACCCTGCGCGGCCCCATGCCCGCCTACAACCGCTGA
- a CDS encoding ABC transporter ATP-binding protein, with protein MNPLLEVEDLQIELLTPHGVVRAVDGVGFTVGHGETVTLIGESGSGKSTTAMGVLRLLPEGLAVLSGTARIAGEDVVADPGAARRARGHTVSLIPQDPMTALSPVHTVGRQLGDALRLRHPGLSRADARERGTLLLDQVRISRPETRWKAYPHQFSGGMLQRILIAVALAAEPRLLIADEPTSALDATVQASVLDLLMDLQARTGVGMLMITHDLGVARLVSDRIHVMKEGRFVESGPAEDIVERPAHPYTQKLLAAVPSLGPWDEDEDGYAGRTAQGAAR; from the coding sequence ATGAACCCGCTGCTGGAAGTCGAGGACCTCCAGATCGAACTGCTCACCCCGCACGGCGTCGTCCGCGCCGTCGACGGCGTCGGCTTCACCGTCGGACACGGCGAGACCGTCACCCTCATCGGCGAGTCCGGCTCCGGCAAGTCCACGACGGCGATGGGTGTGCTGCGGCTGCTCCCCGAGGGACTCGCCGTCCTCTCCGGCACGGCACGTATCGCCGGTGAGGACGTCGTCGCGGACCCCGGAGCCGCCCGCCGGGCCCGCGGCCACACCGTGTCCCTGATCCCCCAGGACCCGATGACCGCCCTCAGCCCCGTCCACACCGTCGGACGGCAACTGGGCGACGCCCTCCGCCTGCGCCACCCCGGCCTGTCCCGGGCCGACGCCCGCGAGCGCGGCACCCTCCTGCTCGACCAGGTACGGATCAGCAGGCCCGAGACACGCTGGAAGGCCTACCCGCACCAGTTCTCCGGCGGCATGCTGCAACGCATCCTCATCGCCGTCGCGCTCGCCGCCGAACCACGGCTGCTGATCGCCGACGAACCGACCTCCGCCCTCGACGCCACCGTCCAGGCCAGCGTGCTCGACCTGCTCATGGACCTCCAGGCACGCACCGGCGTGGGCATGCTGATGATCACCCACGACCTCGGCGTGGCCCGGCTGGTCTCCGACCGCATCCATGTCATGAAGGAGGGCAGGTTCGTCGAGTCGGGACCGGCCGAGGACATCGTCGAGCGACCGGCACACCCCTACACCCAGAAGCTCCTCGCCGCCGTCCCGAGCCTCGGCCCCTGGGACGAGGACGAGGACGGATACGCGGGCCGGACCGCGCAGGGAGCCGCACGATGA